A section of the Methanomicrobia archaeon genome encodes:
- a CDS encoding GAF domain-containing protein, with protein sequence MHAAMKNTVTKQQLFLALLGEVRTIAEHTQDDTNEKLLVICKLLVDAVPYYDWVGFYCVDSSKNELVLGPFACEPTEHKRIPFGKGVCGQAAERRETVISQDVTKELNYLACSPQVKAEIVVPILKRGEFVGVLDIDSHARSAFTAEDKKFLEQVCALVSELF encoded by the coding sequence ATGCATGCTGCTATGAAGAATACCGTTACTAAACAGCAATTGTTCCTTGCACTCCTCGGTGAAGTACGAACGATTGCTGAGCACACACAAGACGACACGAACGAGAAACTCCTCGTGATTTGTAAGTTGCTTGTAGATGCTGTTCCGTATTACGATTGGGTCGGCTTCTATTGTGTAGATTCATCTAAAAATGAACTCGTCCTCGGCCCGTTCGCCTGCGAGCCGACCGAACACAAGAGAATACCGTTCGGAAAGGGTGTTTGCGGTCAGGCCGCTGAACGAAGGGAAACCGTTATCTCTCAGGACGTCACAAAGGAGCTGAATTATCTAGCCTGTAGTCCACAGGTAAAGGCTGAGATCGTCGTGCCGATTCTCAAACGCGGCGAGTTTGTGGGCGTGCTGGATATCGACTCCCATGCCCGTTCGGCATTCACGGCGGAAGATAAGAAATTCCTCGAACAGGTGTGTGCACTTGTTTCTGAGCTGTTCTAA